CGAATATCTCGGCTCGGTCTTGAAGCTCTGCCAGGACAAGCGCGGCGTCCAGATCGACCTGTCCTATGCCGGCGCCCGGGCCATGGTGGTCTACGACCTGCCGCTCAACGAGGTGGTGTTCGACTTCTACGACCGGCTCAAGTCGGTCTCGAAGGGCTATGCCTCGTTCGACTACCAGATCACCGACTACCGCCCGGCGGACCTGGTGCGCATGCAGATCCTGGTCAACAGCGAGCCGGTCGACGCGCTCGCCATGCTGGTGCACCGGACCCGGGCGGAGAGCCGCGGCCGGGCGATCTGCGAGAAGCTGAAGGACGTGATCCCGCCGCACATGTTCCAGATCCCCGTGCAGGCGGCGATCGGCGGCAAGATCATCGCCCGCGAGACCATCCGCGCGCTGCGCAAGGACGTGACCGCCAAGTGCTACGGCGGCGACGCGACCCGCAAGCGCAAGCTCCTCGACAAGCAGAAGGAGGGCAAGAAGCGGATGCGCCAGTTCGGCAAGGTCGAAATCCCCCAGGAAGCCTTCATCCAAGTCCTGAAGGTGGAGGGGTGAGGAACGGTCCGCGCCCCTCGGGGCGCGGATGAAAAGCTCCAGTGGAGCTTTTCAAGTGACGAACGCCCTGAGCCCAAGCGAAGGGCAGGACGAGGCGCGGCCCACGCCCCTCGGGGCGTGAACGAAAAGCTCCAATGGAGCCTTTCGAGCAACGAACGCCCTGAGCTCAAGCGAAGGGCAGGACGAGGCGCGGTCCGCGCCCCTCGGAGCGCGGACGAAAAGCTCCAGTGGAGCTTTTCAAGTGACGAACGCCCTGAGCCCAAGCGAAGGGCCGGACATGCGTCGGAGGGCACCCTCTCTCGGCGCATCCCCGGCCGGAGCGCAAGCGGAGTGCCGGGGCCCACTCCGCCGCAAACTTGCCTCAACGGCTTGTTTTTATTGATGGATTTTATTCTGACCGGCGTGCCGGATCGGCGGGTTTTGCATACCTTGCCCGGGGAAGCGCCGAGAGATCGCGTCCTGCGCGCCCGTCCGACTTCCGACCAGTCTCAATACGGCAGCCCGACATAGTTCTCCGCGATCGCCGCCGAGGCCACCTCGGAGCTGGCGATATAGTCGAGTTCCGCCAACTGCATACGGGCCCCGAAGGCGCCGGTCTCCGGCAGCAGGTGCATCATCGCGGTCATCGACCAGGAGAAGCGCTCGGCCTTCCAGATGCGCGCCAGGGCGCGCGCCGAATAGGCATCGATCCCGGCGCTCGACTGCTCCTCGTAGAATTCGCGCAGGCCGGTGGCGAGATAGTGCACGTCGCTGGCCGCCAGGTTCAGCCCCTTGGCGCCGGTCGGCGGGACGATGTGGCCGGCGTCGCCGACCAGGAACAGGCGGCCGAAGCGCAGCGGCTCGGCCACGAAGGAGCGCAGTGCCGCGATGCTCTTCTCGATCGACGGACCCGGCACGACCCGGTCGGCGACCGCCTCCGGCAGGCGTCGGCGGAACTCGTCGTAGAAGCGCTGGTCGGACCAGTCCTCGACGCGCTCGGTCGGCGGGACCTGGACGTAGAAGCGGCTGCGGCTGTGCGAGCGCATCGAGGCGAGCGCGAAGCCGCGGTCGTGGCGGGCATAGACCAGTTCCTCGTCGGCCGGCGGCACGTCGGCGAGCAGGCCGAGCCAGGCGGTGCCGTAGATCCGCTCGTAGAGCGTGAGCGCAGCTTCGGGTACCGAGGCGCGCGAGACACCGTGGAAGCCGTCACAGCCGACCACGAAGTCGCAGTCGATCACCTGGGTGACGCCATCCTTCCGGTAGGTGACCCAGGGCTTGACGCCGTCGAAATCGTGGATCTCGACCGAGGCCGCCTCGTAGACGGTCGCGGCGCCGAACTCGGCGCGGGCGTCCATCAGGTCGCGGGTCACCTCGGTCTGGCCATAGACCACCACCGACCGGCCGCCGGTCAATCCGGCCAGGTCGATGCGATGCGTGCGGTCGGCGAAAGCCATCGAGAAGCCGTGATGCACGAGCCCTTCGCGATCGAGCCGGTCGCCGCAGCCGCAGGCGCGCATCTGGTCGACCAGGCCAGTCTCCAACACGCCGGCGCGGATGCGCGACAGGACATGCTCGGCGCTGCGCGCCTCCAGGATGACCGCGTCGATGCCGGCCCTGGCCAGGATCTGGCCGAGCAGCAGGCCGGACGGCCCCGCTCCGACGATACAAACCTGATGCCGCATGCCGTGGGCCTCCCTCAGCGACGCCGATTCCGGCGATCTTGGCGCAAACCTGCGCCGGCGGGGGCTTGCGGGGAATGGAGCCGTCGCACAGTCTCTTGGACAAATCGAACTTCCACGGGAGCCCGAGGATGCGCAACCTGCCGCCCGCCTATGCGCTCTACGGCGAGGATGCCGCCGGGTTTCCGGACGAACTGCATATCGAGACGATCAGGGTCCGCAGCCGAGTCCACGACTGGAACATCCGCCTGCACCGGCACGGCGAGCTGTATCAGTTCTTCCTGCTGACGCACGGCGGCGGCATGGCGACGATCGACGGGGCGCGGCATCCGCTGCGATCCGGCACCGCCATCGCGATGCCGCCGCTGGTCGTCCATGGCTTCGATTTCGAGCCCGACACCGACGGTTTCGTCGCCAGCGTGCCGCCGGCGGTGCTCGATCGCGCGGCTTTCGGCGACGGCGCCTGGCGGCGCGACCTGGCGCGCCCGGCCCTGCTCGATCGGCCGGAGACCGAAGTCGCCCCCCTCGCCCAGGTCTTCGGGCTCGCCCTGCAGGAATTCGCCGAGGATCGCGCGGGGCGCCGGGAGGCGCTGACGGCGGTTTCCGGGTTGATCCTGGTCGCGTTCCGGCGGGCGATCGCGGCCGCCCTGCCGGAAACCGCCGGCGCGCGGGCCGCGCCCGGCCAGCGTCTCTTCGAGCGGTTCAAGGCCGAGGTCGAGGCGCACTATCGCGCCCATCTGCCGATCGCCGAGTTCGCCCGCCGGCTCGGCACCAGTCCGCAGCATCTCACGCGGACCTGCCGGGCCCTGTCCGGACGATCGGCTCTGGACATCGCCCATGACCGGATCGTCCTGGAGGCGCGCCGGCACCTGCTCTACACCTCGATGACCGTCGCCGAGATCGCCTTCCTGCTCGGCTTCTCCGATCCGGCCTATTTCACCCGCTTCTTCGGCCAGCGCACCGGGGTCAGCCCCAGCGCCTACCGGCAGGCCGTGGAGGGTCAGGGCCGGGCCCCGGCAGGGCGCGATGCCGCGCCGCCCGCCGGGCGGCGCAAGACCTTCAACGGCCGATCCGGCTCAGCACCTGCGGGTTCAGGAAGCGCTCGATGACCAGCATGAACAGGATCGAGGGCACGAGCAGGATCAGGGCGGTGATCGACGCGATCTGGTAGTTGCCGCCCATGCTCGCATTGTAGAGCAGCAAGGGCAGCGTGCTGACCTGCGGCACGCCGACGAAGAAGGTTCCGGTGAATTCGTCGAGCGATTCCAGGAAGACGAACACGGCGCTGGCCATCAGACCGGGCGTGGCCAGCGGCAGCGTCACGGTCAGAAAGGTCCGCCAGGCGGAGGCGCCGAGATTGCGGGCGGCCAGTTCGAGATCGCGATCGATCGCCGCGAAGGCCGCTGCCGCGATCCAGACGGAATAGACCAGACCGTGCACCGTATGCACCGCAACCACGCCGGCCACCGTTCCGGTCCAGCCGAAGGCGTAGAAGATGCGCGCCACGTTCATGTAGATCGCCACCGACGGGAAGGCCTGCGGCAGCATGAACAGGATCAGGAGCACGAGGCGGCCGGGCAGGCGCAGCCGGCCGAGCGCGTAGCCGGCCGGGATAGAAATCGCGAAGGCGAAGACCACGGTGAGCAGCGCGATCTCGATCGAGGTGGCGAGCGACGCCATCGCATCGCCGGTCGGCCGGAATACGGCCTCCCAATACCGGAACCCATAGACGACCGGCAGCTTGAACGGCGTGTACCAGCGCTCGGCGACCGACCAGAGGACCAGATTGGCCAAGGGTCCGAGAACCGCGAAGGCGAAGAGCCCCAGAGCGATGCCGCGCAAGGCACCGCCTGCGGCCG
This region of Prosthecodimorpha staleyi genomic DNA includes:
- a CDS encoding helix-turn-helix domain-containing protein gives rise to the protein MRNLPPAYALYGEDAAGFPDELHIETIRVRSRVHDWNIRLHRHGELYQFFLLTHGGGMATIDGARHPLRSGTAIAMPPLVVHGFDFEPDTDGFVASVPPAVLDRAAFGDGAWRRDLARPALLDRPETEVAPLAQVFGLALQEFAEDRAGRREALTAVSGLILVAFRRAIAAALPETAGARAAPGQRLFERFKAEVEAHYRAHLPIAEFARRLGTSPQHLTRTCRALSGRSALDIAHDRIVLEARRHLLYTSMTVAEIAFLLGFSDPAYFTRFFGQRTGVSPSAYRQAVEGQGRAPAGRDAAPPAGRRKTFNGRSGSAPAGSGSAR
- a CDS encoding ABC transporter permease; its protein translation is MAASAAGGALRGIALGLFAFAVLGPLANLVLWSVAERWYTPFKLPVVYGFRYWEAVFRPTGDAMASLATSIEIALLTVVFAFAISIPAGYALGRLRLPGRLVLLILFMLPQAFPSVAIYMNVARIFYAFGWTGTVAGVVAVHTVHGLVYSVWIAAAAFAAIDRDLELAARNLGASAWRTFLTVTLPLATPGLMASAVFVFLESLDEFTGTFFVGVPQVSTLPLLLYNASMGGNYQIASITALILLVPSILFMLVIERFLNPQVLSRIGR
- the pobA gene encoding 4-hydroxybenzoate 3-monooxygenase, with product MRHQVCIVGAGPSGLLLGQILARAGIDAVILEARSAEHVLSRIRAGVLETGLVDQMRACGCGDRLDREGLVHHGFSMAFADRTHRIDLAGLTGGRSVVVYGQTEVTRDLMDARAEFGAATVYEAASVEIHDFDGVKPWVTYRKDGVTQVIDCDFVVGCDGFHGVSRASVPEAALTLYERIYGTAWLGLLADVPPADEELVYARHDRGFALASMRSHSRSRFYVQVPPTERVEDWSDQRFYDEFRRRLPEAVADRVVPGPSIEKSIAALRSFVAEPLRFGRLFLVGDAGHIVPPTGAKGLNLAASDVHYLATGLREFYEEQSSAGIDAYSARALARIWKAERFSWSMTAMMHLLPETGAFGARMQLAELDYIASSEVASAAIAENYVGLPY